A window from Candidatus Nitrospira neomarina encodes these proteins:
- a CDS encoding urate hydroxylase PuuD, producing the protein MESLLAWGHYLAGITWIGILYYFNFIQVPFLKAVTPETKAESFKHLVPNALWWFRWGALFTWIFGAALLMNQHRMGSAFMLQGPDAVIGMGAWLGTIMLLNVWGIIWPNQKKVLGLKEATPEEKAKAGRMALLASRTNTMLSIPMLFFMANSGHASGLF; encoded by the coding sequence ATGGAAAGTTTATTGGCGTGGGGACATTACCTCGCGGGCATTACCTGGATTGGAATCCTGTATTACTTTAATTTCATCCAAGTGCCATTTCTCAAAGCCGTCACACCCGAAACCAAAGCTGAATCCTTTAAACACCTGGTGCCCAATGCGCTCTGGTGGTTTCGCTGGGGAGCCCTATTCACCTGGATATTTGGTGCCGCCTTACTGATGAATCAGCATCGTATGGGAAGTGCATTTATGCTGCAGGGACCGGATGCCGTGATCGGCATGGGTGCCTGGCTTGGGACCATTATGTTGCTGAATGTGTGGGGAATCATTTGGCCCAATCAGAAAAAAGTCCTTGGGCTCAAGGAAGCGACACCTGAAGAAAAAGCCAAGGCCGGACGGATGGCGCTCCTGGCGTCTCGCACAAATACCATGCTTTCCATCCCAATGTTATTTTTCATGGCCAATTCCGGCCATGCTTCCGGTTTGTTCTGA
- a CDS encoding SagB/ThcOx family dehydrogenase, producing the protein MPKQESKTTLDHVKQYHEQTKHEFNRYARSLGYLDWANQPDPFRRFHGAPLIPLPHLAFDEDPLSPSYESLFPPHSIPSQPMTLNTVSRFFEYGLSLTAWKQYGGTRWALRSNPSSGNLHPTEGYLFTGSLPQLTLKPGLYHYAPKEHALEHRWVLPPTVAQSILQGIPSEGFLIGLTSVHWREAWKYGERAFRYCQHDTGHAIGTLRIAAATLGWNLLVLSGTSDETIARLLGLTRPQDFSQAEREYPELLAAVWRRNIQPPPTLNLAFNDLDDTVLTSGEWKGTANRLSKDEPVLWDIIDSVTEASWKSTQEPEPIAFHASGVPMNEGKVIESEPLAGHIIHQRRSAVAFDGRTGLPADRFFTMLQRIMPREDLPLPDRPMPWDAIPWEPTIHLILFVHRIDGLPPGLYWVNRNPEHRDLMFFKSVMHEQFVWSTPEACPSNLPLYLLEEGNAQNLAKQLSCGQDIAGDSAFALGMVAEFDRSLETYGPWFYKRLFWETGVIGQVLYLEAEAAGIRSTGIGCFFDDPVHRVLGIHPQTTWQSLYHFTVGGPLDDGRLTTLPPYGPHVT; encoded by the coding sequence ATGCCCAAGCAAGAATCGAAAACAACCCTTGACCACGTCAAACAATATCACGAGCAGACCAAGCATGAGTTCAACCGGTACGCCCGGTCGCTAGGATACTTGGATTGGGCGAATCAACCGGATCCCTTCCGTCGATTCCATGGCGCCCCACTCATTCCGCTTCCTCATCTCGCATTCGACGAAGATCCGCTTTCTCCATCGTATGAGTCCCTCTTTCCTCCGCACTCGATCCCCTCACAACCCATGACGCTCAACACTGTCTCTCGCTTTTTCGAATATGGGTTATCCCTCACGGCGTGGAAACAGTACGGCGGGACCCGGTGGGCACTGCGGAGTAACCCTTCCAGCGGGAACCTCCACCCCACGGAGGGCTATCTCTTCACGGGTTCTCTGCCTCAACTGACGCTGAAACCAGGACTCTATCACTATGCCCCCAAGGAACATGCTCTAGAACACCGGTGGGTTCTTCCACCTACAGTTGCCCAATCGATACTTCAAGGCATACCTTCTGAAGGATTTCTGATAGGCCTCACGTCCGTTCATTGGCGTGAAGCATGGAAATATGGAGAGCGGGCCTTTCGATACTGCCAACATGATACGGGCCATGCGATCGGCACGTTACGAATTGCCGCGGCGACCTTAGGCTGGAATCTGTTGGTGTTAAGTGGCACCTCAGACGAGACGATCGCACGGCTTTTGGGTCTGACCAGACCGCAGGATTTCTCACAGGCAGAACGGGAATACCCGGAATTGCTGGCGGCAGTCTGGCGCAGAAACATTCAACCCCCTCCCACGCTGAATCTGGCATTCAACGATCTTGATGATACGGTACTAACATCAGGAGAATGGAAAGGCACGGCAAACCGTTTGAGCAAAGATGAACCGGTCCTGTGGGACATTATCGATTCAGTCACAGAGGCATCCTGGAAATCGACTCAAGAACCCGAACCCATTGCCTTTCATGCTTCAGGTGTTCCCATGAACGAAGGGAAAGTGATTGAATCTGAACCCTTGGCTGGCCACATCATCCATCAACGACGGAGCGCCGTCGCATTTGACGGACGAACCGGCCTCCCCGCCGATCGTTTTTTCACCATGCTGCAACGGATCATGCCAAGAGAGGACTTGCCTTTACCGGATCGACCCATGCCCTGGGATGCCATTCCCTGGGAGCCCACGATTCACCTCATCTTGTTCGTACATCGAATAGACGGCCTACCGCCTGGACTGTATTGGGTCAATCGAAATCCAGAACACCGGGACCTCATGTTTTTCAAAAGCGTGATGCACGAGCAGTTTGTCTGGTCGACTCCTGAAGCATGCCCCTCCAATCTTCCTCTCTATCTCTTGGAAGAAGGTAATGCGCAAAATCTGGCTAAACAACTCAGTTGCGGGCAGGACATTGCCGGAGACAGTGCCTTTGCGCTTGGAATGGTCGCCGAATTCGACAGGAGCTTAGAAACGTATGGGCCGTGGTTTTACAAACGGTTGTTTTGGGAAACCGGGGTGATCGGACAAGTGCTCTACCTAGAGGCCGAAGCGGCTGGCATCCGGTCAACGGGGATCGGCTGTTTTTTTGATGATCCGGTCCATCGGGTGCTCGGCATTCATCCTCAAACCACATGGCAATCGCTTTATCATTTCACTGTTGGCGGCCCGCTGGATGATGGTCGTCTTACGACGTTACCACCCTACGGCCCTCACGTCACATGA
- a CDS encoding Lrp/AsnC family transcriptional regulator: protein MAAKAYILMKVKAGKVQDVLETLKALSGVEQAHACFGQPDIFGLVNAPDDRALSNLIMAKIHTIPGVEETDTHIVVQD from the coding sequence ATGGCAGCCAAAGCGTATATTCTCATGAAAGTCAAAGCAGGAAAAGTCCAGGATGTATTAGAGACCCTCAAAGCCCTTTCCGGGGTGGAACAAGCTCATGCCTGTTTCGGTCAGCCTGATATCTTTGGTCTGGTCAATGCGCCTGATGACCGGGCTCTGTCCAATCTCATCATGGCCAAGATTCACACCATCCCGGGAGTAGAGGAAACCGACACGCATATCGTCGTCCAGGATTAG
- a CDS encoding DNA gyrase/topoisomerase IV subunit B, whose translation MGKTYDASDIVVLEGIEPVRRRPAMYIGGTDKTGLHHLVWEILDNAIDEVINGYATHIIVELDKSREGLRITDNGRGIPVDKHPKHKKSALEIIMTTLHAGGKFDTGSYIHSGGLHGVGASVVNALSRHLEVQVKRDGKEWEQTYQAGIPQGPVKALGNARGTGTSVYFRPDPKIFGKTIQFDPAVLLDTLDAKAYLHKGLKLTFKDGTTGETHSFHHEQGIQEYLRKLVADRGRKTTVDFVFYLERQFKNGASGPEGGAQALKMEVALQWTDEPAEFVKSYVNGVATPNGGTHEMGLRGGIVKAARNYIDTHNLTPKGLSLQAEDIREGMAAVLSVLVLHPQFQGQTKERLNNPEVQAQVDNLVRPALETYLNENQTIAETLVGRMILAARAREASREASKAVMRKSAVSHRLNLPGKLADCQSTDPTISELFIVEGDSAGGTAKQGRDLKNQAILPIRGKVLNTEELTLAKVVENKELADVVKVLGCGVGKDFDLKKLRYHKIILLMDADIDGYHISTLLLTFFFRHMPDLIRQGHVYIAQPPLYRIEIGKEVHWAGTDEEKERIVSGARSNANPTISRFKGLGEMFPQQLKVTTLHPATRRLLKVELLDELQTDRTFQDLMGKRTEARYEFLMANAGLADNLDV comes from the coding sequence ATGGGTAAAACATATGATGCCAGTGATATCGTGGTGCTGGAGGGTATTGAGCCCGTCCGACGCCGCCCTGCGATGTATATCGGAGGCACCGATAAGACGGGCCTGCACCACTTAGTCTGGGAAATTCTGGATAACGCGATCGATGAGGTCATTAATGGCTATGCCACTCACATCATCGTGGAACTGGATAAATCGCGTGAAGGTCTCCGCATCACAGACAACGGTCGTGGCATTCCGGTGGATAAACATCCCAAACACAAAAAGTCGGCATTGGAAATTATCATGACAACCCTACATGCCGGAGGAAAGTTTGATACGGGAAGCTACATCCATTCCGGCGGATTGCATGGAGTCGGCGCCTCGGTGGTGAATGCCCTGTCCCGTCACCTGGAAGTTCAGGTGAAACGCGACGGCAAGGAATGGGAACAGACCTATCAGGCCGGAATACCTCAAGGTCCCGTCAAGGCCTTGGGCAATGCACGAGGAACCGGAACTTCGGTCTATTTTCGTCCCGACCCCAAAATATTCGGTAAAACCATTCAATTCGATCCCGCTGTGTTACTGGATACCCTGGATGCCAAGGCCTATCTGCATAAGGGGCTCAAGCTGACTTTCAAAGATGGTACCACCGGAGAAACCCACTCGTTTCATCACGAACAGGGCATCCAGGAATACTTACGCAAATTAGTGGCGGATCGCGGTCGAAAAACGACCGTCGATTTCGTCTTTTACCTGGAACGCCAATTTAAAAATGGCGCATCAGGCCCTGAAGGAGGGGCACAAGCGCTGAAGATGGAAGTCGCCTTGCAATGGACCGATGAACCCGCCGAATTTGTCAAAAGTTATGTCAATGGGGTGGCCACTCCCAATGGGGGCACGCATGAAATGGGATTACGTGGCGGCATCGTGAAAGCTGCGCGCAATTACATCGACACCCACAATCTCACGCCCAAAGGCCTCTCCCTTCAAGCCGAAGATATTCGCGAGGGCATGGCGGCCGTACTGAGCGTCCTCGTCCTCCACCCGCAGTTTCAGGGGCAAACGAAGGAACGGCTCAATAATCCGGAAGTGCAGGCACAAGTGGATAATCTGGTCCGGCCGGCTCTTGAAACCTATCTCAACGAAAACCAAACCATTGCGGAAACCCTCGTGGGTCGCATGATCCTGGCCGCACGAGCCCGCGAAGCCTCTCGTGAAGCCTCCAAAGCCGTAATGCGGAAGTCGGCCGTCAGCCATCGCCTCAACCTGCCGGGAAAACTGGCCGACTGCCAGAGCACGGATCCAACCATCAGCGAACTGTTTATCGTCGAGGGCGACTCCGCAGGCGGAACAGCCAAACAAGGCCGTGACTTAAAAAATCAGGCCATTCTTCCCATACGGGGCAAAGTGCTGAACACGGAAGAACTCACCCTGGCCAAAGTGGTTGAGAACAAAGAGCTGGCGGATGTCGTTAAAGTCTTGGGCTGCGGGGTCGGGAAAGACTTTGATCTCAAGAAACTCCGGTATCATAAAATTATCCTGTTGATGGATGCGGATATTGACGGCTATCACATCAGCACACTGTTGCTGACGTTTTTTTTCCGGCACATGCCCGATCTGATCCGGCAAGGCCACGTCTACATTGCCCAACCCCCACTCTACCGAATTGAAATTGGGAAGGAAGTCCACTGGGCCGGCACCGACGAGGAAAAAGAACGGATTGTGTCAGGGGCTCGCAGCAACGCCAATCCCACCATCAGCCGCTTCAAAGGCTTGGGCGAAATGTTTCCTCAACAGCTCAAAGTCACCACCCTCCACCCCGCCACTCGTCGCTTACTCAAAGTCGAATTGTTAGACGAACTGCAAACCGACCGGACCTTTCAGGATTTGATGGGCAAACGCACCGAGGCCCGTTATGAATTTTTGATGGCCAACGCCGGGTTGGCTGACAACCTCGACGTGTAA
- a CDS encoding DNA-3-methyladenine glycosylase — MTTKKGKPDLLPIKRRLRSNQTPAEQLLWSKLRGFQIHGFKFRRQHGIGSYIVDFFCPERSLAIEVDGDVHANESKIKSDRQRENNLHSLGIKLIRYNNDDILHNLDGVLEDIALHVSKSSTAPNPSLQRRGRQKKEANPESYFPVTLQGLGNPPDPLPRIFFERPTLKVASELVGKVLIKQTPNGIIQAKIVDTEAYVGPDDRACHASKGRTKRTEIMFGPAGFTYVYLIYGMYHCLNIVTEQEQYPAAVLIRGLEILGGDHSPDLPKRIDGPGRVCRFLDVNRTHNGLDATLGTTLWIEDHGLAVLPKQIQTLPRIGVDYAGEWAKKLWRFCLPASTPPKTRRVTPK, encoded by the coding sequence ATGACCACCAAAAAAGGGAAACCAGACCTTCTTCCGATTAAACGTCGGCTTCGATCAAACCAAACTCCGGCTGAGCAATTGCTTTGGTCAAAACTTCGTGGTTTTCAAATTCACGGCTTCAAATTTCGTCGCCAACATGGAATCGGATCATACATTGTAGATTTCTTTTGCCCGGAGAGATCCTTGGCGATTGAAGTTGATGGCGATGTGCACGCGAACGAAAGTAAAATCAAGAGCGACCGACAACGAGAGAATAATTTACATTCATTGGGGATCAAGCTCATTCGATACAACAATGACGACATTCTGCACAATCTCGATGGGGTTTTAGAAGATATTGCGTTACATGTGTCCAAGAGTTCTACCGCCCCTAACCCCTCCTTACAAAGGAGGGGAAGGCAAAAAAAGGAAGCAAATCCGGAATCCTATTTTCCAGTCACACTTCAAGGGCTTGGTAACCCTCCGGATCCTTTACCGCGAATATTTTTTGAACGACCAACGTTAAAAGTTGCGTCAGAACTGGTGGGAAAGGTGCTGATCAAACAGACGCCAAACGGGATCATCCAGGCCAAAATTGTGGATACGGAAGCCTACGTGGGACCGGATGATCGAGCCTGCCATGCCTCTAAAGGCCGCACGAAACGGACAGAAATTATGTTCGGCCCTGCTGGCTTCACCTATGTATACCTGATTTATGGAATGTACCACTGTCTCAATATCGTGACGGAACAAGAGCAATATCCTGCCGCAGTCTTAATTCGAGGACTGGAAATCTTGGGAGGGGATCATTCGCCGGATTTGCCAAAACGCATCGACGGTCCCGGCAGGGTCTGCCGATTTTTAGACGTGAATCGCACGCATAACGGACTGGATGCCACACTCGGCACCACTCTTTGGATCGAAGACCACGGACTGGCCGTTTTGCCCAAACAGATTCAAACTCTGCCTCGAATCGGCGTGGACTATGCGGGAGAATGGGCAAAGAAATTGTGGCGGTTCTGTCTGCCGGCTTCGACTCCCCCAAAAACACGTCGAGTCACCCCGAAGTAA